In Brachypodium distachyon strain Bd21 chromosome 2, Brachypodium_distachyon_v3.0, whole genome shotgun sequence, one genomic interval encodes:
- the LOC100833070 gene encoding uncharacterized protein LOC100833070: MSQATRLQAHLGLKDEHNATLPFRSSAGHVENGDLRQKFDEAKRGLDFLCRLEEPRRGELLKLLPFVSSPTRFLKEASGMDGKNSGSGQQAQQTKPDATTDDQRALKHTADSDTGNTSPANGHGSVDMNMEAAISAEDVVRAGGFGAKDDIGSLLPTAMDSTDFEASLRDARDFEGDKEQPSRPGLGYKADETDGGSKPSDLPLQ, from the exons ATGTCCCAGGCTACAAGGCTACAAGCCCATTTGGGCCTAAAAGATGAGCACAATGCCACGTTACCCTTCCGCAGTTCCGCTGGGCACGTGGAGAATGGAGATCTAAGGCAGAAATTTGACGAAGCGAAGAGGGGATTGGATTTCCTTTGCCGTTTGGAGGAACCGAGAAGAGGCGAGCTCTTGAAACTTCTTCCCTTCGTTTCTTCCCCGACTCGATTTCTCAAAGAG GCATCAGGCATGGATGGGAAGAACTCTGGCAGCGGGCAACAAGCTCAACAAACTAAGCCAGATGCCACGACAGATGATCAAAGGGCCCTGAAGCACACTGCAGACTCTGATACCGGAAACACAAGTCCAGCGAACGGCCATGGATCTGTAGATATGAACATGGAAGCAGCCATCTCTGCTGAGGATGTAGTGCGAGCGGGTGGCTTCGGTGCTAAAGACGACATTGGCAGTCTCCTCCCGACGGCAATGGACTCCACTGACTTCGAGGCCTCATTGCGTGACGCCCGTGACTTCGAAGGCGACAAGGAACAGCCGTCGCGCCCTGGGCTGGGTTATAAGGCAGATGAAACTGACGGTGGGAGCAAGCCATCGGACCTGCCGCTGCAGTGA
- the LOC100821391 gene encoding putative glucan endo-1,3-beta-glucosidase GVI: MSSSASTTGGGVARTVAPWILACSFLLCSSPFLFQGAEGAIGVNYGMIANNLPSPDKVIAMYKANKISYVRLFHPDTTVLTALRGTGIGVVLGTLNEDLARLATDASFAATWVATYVKPFAGSVTFRYITAGNEVIPGDLGARVLPAIKNLEAALKAAGVTGVPVTTAVATSMLGVSYPPSQGAFSEASAPVMVPIVAYLSAKKAPLLVNVYPYFAYNADPERVQLGYALLSSSDNAAAAVAAVTDGGLVYDNMFDAILDAVHAAVEKAGGGGEGLELVVSETGWPSGGGATGATVENAAAYNNNVVRHVVAGEGTPRKPGKAVETYLFAMFNENQKPEGTEQHFGLFQPDMSEVYHVNFAGSS; the protein is encoded by the exons ATGTCATCTTCTGCTTCTACTACTGGTGGTGGTGTGGCCAGGACGGTTGCGCCATGGATCCTGGCTTGCAGCTTCTTGCTCTGCTCATCGCCCTTCTTGTTCCAGG GAGCTGAAGGCGCCATCGGCGTGAACTACGGCATGATCGCCAACAACCTCCCGTCGCCGGACAAGGTGATCGCCATGTACAAAGCCAACAAGATCAGCTACGTGCGCCTCTTccacccggacaccaccgtccTGACCGCGCTCCGGGGCACGGGCATCGGCGTCGTCCTCGGCACGCTGAACGAGGACCTGGCCCGGCTGGCCACGGACGCCTCCTTCGCGGCCACCTGGGTGGCCACCTACGTGAAGCCCTTCGCCGGCTCCGTGACCTTTCGCTACATCACGGCGGGCAACGAGGTCATCCCCGGCGACCTGGGCGCCCGGGTGCTCCCGGCCATCAAGAACCTCGAGGCCGCGCTCAAGGCCGCCGGCGTGACCGGCGTGCCCGTGACCACGGCCGTGGCCACGTCCATGCTGGGCGTGTCCTACCCGCCGTCCCAGGGCGCCTTCTCCGAGGCCTCGGCGCCCGTCATGGTGCCGATCGTGGCGTACCtgtcggcgaagaaggcgcCGCTGCTCGTCAACGTGTACCCTTACTTCGCCTACAACGCCGACCCGGAGCGCGTGCAGCTCGGCTACGCgctgctctcctcctccgacaatgccgccgctgcggtggcggcggtgacggACGGCGGGCTTGTGTATGACAACATGTTCGACGCGATCCTGGATGCGGTGCACGCGGCGGTGGAGAAGGCAGGCGGTGGGGGAGAAGGGCTGGAGCTGGTGGTGTCGGAGACCGGGTGGCCGTCGGGCGGGGGCGCCACGGGCGCCACCGTGGAGAACGCGGCGGCGTACAACAACAATGTTGTGCGGCACGTGGTTGCTGGAGAGGGCACGccgaggaagcccgggaaggCCGTGGAGACGTACCTGTTCGCCATGTTCAACGAGAACCAGAAGCCCGAGGGCACCGAGCAGCACTTTGGGCTCTTCCAGCCCGACATGAGCGAGGTCTACCACGTCAACTTCGCTGGGTCATCCTGA
- the LOC100821695 gene encoding probable glycerol-3-phosphate dehydrogenase [NAD(+)] 3, cytosolic encodes MGGSYTNGVGGGAANGAAEGKLDELRRLLGKAEGDPLRIAGVGAGAWGSVFCALLQDAYGRDYRDKAQVRVWRRPGRTVDRATAEHLFEVINSREDVLRRLIRRCAYLKYVEARLGDRTLYADEILRDGFCLNMIDTPLCPLKVVTNLQEAVWDADIVINGLPSTETREVFGEIGRYWKERINPPVIISLAKGVEASLDPVPRIITPTQMITDATGVPLENVLYLGGPNIASEIYNKEYANARICGADKWRKPLSKFLRQPHFIVWDNSDLITHEVMGGLKNIYAIGAGMVAALTNESATSKSVYFSLCTSEMIYITHLLAEEPEKLSGPLLADTYVTLLKGRNAWYGHKLAKGELTLEMGDSIKGKGTIQGVSAVNAFYELLSQGSLSVMHPETKKHVAPVELCPILKTLYKILIKRDLGTNSILQAIRDESMYDPRERIEMAQRQSLYRPSLLGLPKGDTKS; translated from the exons ATGGGGGGAAGCTACACGAACGGAGTCGGTGGGGGTGCGGCGaacggcgcggcggaggggaAGCTGGacgagctgcggcggctgctggGGAAGGCGGAGGGGGACCCGCTCCGGATCGCCGGGGTGGGCGCGGGGGCGTGGGGGAGCGTCTTCTGCGCTCTGCTGCAGGACGCCTACGGCCGCGACTACCGCGACAAGGCGCAGGTGCGCGTCTGGCGCCGCCCGGGCCGCACCGTCGaccgcgccaccgccgagcACCTCTTCGAGGTCATCAACTCCCGGGAGGACGTCCTCCGCAGGCTCATCCGCCGCTGCGCCTACCTCAAGTACGTCGAGGCGCGCCTCGGCGACCGCACGCTCTACGCCGACGAGATACTCCGCGACGGCTTCTGCCTCAACATGATCGACACGCCGCTCTGCCCGCTCAAGGTCGTCACCAACTTGCAGGAGGCCGTCTGGGACGCCGACATAGTCATCAATGGCCTGCCGTCCACGGAAACCAGGGAGGTGTTTGGGGAGATCGGGAGGTATTGGAAGGAGAGGATCAACCCACCAGTGATCATCTCTCTGGCGAAGGGAGTCGAGGCATCGCTAGATCCTGTGCCCCGGATCATTACCCCAACGCAGATGATCACCGATGCAA CCGGAGTTCCATTGGAGAATGTTCTATATCTTGGAGGCCCTAACATTGCTTCCGAAATTTACAACAAAGAATATGCAAATGCTCGTATATGTGGAGCTGACAAGTGGAGGAAGCCTCTTTCTAAATTTTTGCGGCAACCTCATTTCATTGTATGGGATAATAGTGATCTCATTACCCATGAAGTCATGGGTGGCTTAAAGAACATATATGCCATTGGAGCTG GTATGGTAGCAGCACTGACCAATGAGAGCGCAACAAGCAAATCGGTTTACTTTTCACTTTGCACGTCTGAAATGATATACATCACCCACCTCCTAGCGGAAGAGCCTGAGAAACTTTCTGGGCCACTATTAGCAGATACATATGTCACACTATTAAAAGGTCGTAATGCATGGTATGGGCATAAATTAGCAAAGGGCGAACTGACTCTGGAAATGGGGGACAGCATCAAAGGCAAAGGGACTATACAG GGTGTCTCTGCAGTCAATGCATTTTATGAACTCCTGAGTCAAGGCAGCTTAAGTGTGATGCATCCAGAAACCAAGAAGCATGTTGCTCCTGTCGAGCTGTGCCCGATACTCAAAACACTCTATAAAATTTTAATCAAGAG GGATCTTGGTACCAATTCCATTCTCCAGGCGATACGAGATGAATCAATGTATGATCCGCGGGAAAGAATCGAGATGGCACAGCGCCAATCTCTGTACCGACCATCTCTGCTTGGCCTACCTAAAGGTGACACCAAGTCTTAG